The DNA region GCGAAGAAGGTACTACTAGTACACACACTCTCGGCTATCCTTAGCCTACGCgcgagggggggcgtgtggaGAGAACGAGAGAGAGGCGCTCAAGCCGAGACTTTGCCTGTAAGGTTGCATGGAACTAGGTCCTCCGTGCAGACAGCAACGGATCGAACTAAGAAAGTATCCAAAAGAtcctcccatccatccccgGGAGGCAGCATGACCCTCTACGGAAGGCTGGCCGTCatccgtcctcgtcgtcgacctaCATAAAGCCGACCACCCGTCTGCCGCTCGACCTTCGGTTTTCCTTCACCTCTTCTCTTTCTCCCTCATCATCCACTCGCTCATCAGCCAAAAGTACACTCGTTGTTCTTACACTAAATCATACACATAACAACACACACATAGCACACACACCTCTCCACAACCTTCACAATGAAgttcaccgccgccgctatcgtcgccttcgccgccctggccagcGCTCAGACGCTCGCCGACATCCCGTCGTGTGCTATACCCTGCCTCGACAGCTCCATCAAGAAGAACACTGAGTGCAGCACCACGGACGTCTCTTGCATCTGCAAGAGCTTTGACAAGATCCAGGGTGATGCCACCACCTGCGTCATTGACAAGTGCGGCACCGACGCAGCCCTTAGTATGTCTTCTCCCTCCTGTTAATGTGGTAGTCCCTTGACCACGGCGTGAGCTCTTACTGACGTGCTTCACTTGCAGACAAGGTCCTCCCTGCGGCTACGGCTCTCTGCaagaacggcggcggcggcggctcttccgccccggcctcgtcctctgctgctgcctccaCTTCCTCGGCCccggcctcgtccgcccCTGCCTCGTCCTCTGCTCCGGCGACCcagagcggcagcgcctcggccaccggCTCTGCTCCCGCCACCACCCTGAAGCCCACCGGCCCCAGCCAGACGGGCAACGGCACTCAGCCCACCTCGTCTTCCCCCGTCACTGCCGGTGCCGCTGGCTTCGCCCCCGTCGGCGGTCTCGCCATGCTGGCTCTCGGTGCCCTGGCTCTGTAAGGACCTCAGCTTATGGTTGTGAAGAAAGGCCGCGCGCCTCCCTAGGCATTACGAGCATGAACCCATGCACGAAGGCTGCGAAGGGGCGTCTCATCACGTTGGGAAGCGTGGCAGTCTCGTCACAGACGAGAGGCTCGTCTCTGACGTGGTGCTGATAGACGGCAATGTTGTGTATGCGTTTGGATCGGGTCAGGGACTCACCTCGACAGAGGGATACATGGTACTCGAAGACAGAATAACCACCAGTATACTGGCTAATGATAATTGCAACTCTGTATATTCATGTCGCTCGCTCGATACGCTCTGCCGCTTTGTGACATGATGTACTCTGtaccctcccccccgtccaTTTTGAACCGAGTGCCGCGGAAACAACCTTGCACCCTACGTGCACACGCtgaccaaaaaaaaaaaaacaacCGGACACTTGACGCACGTCGATTGAGTCTGCTTGGGCAGGTACCACCGCAAGACGCCACCGAACAGGCGAAGGCGCTGGTCTCTGTCTTTTTCCGTCGGCGCCTCACAGCTGGTCGTGCATTCTTGCGTACTAGCTCAGCCACAATGGCGTCGGTCGTGGCACGCACCTGCGCTGACGAGCCAGCATCTGCTTTTACTCGCACTCGCGCAAAACAGACTTTTTTGTTGCTGTCTGCATCATCAAGCCTCAGAAccttgtgtgtgtgcgtgtgtgtgtgtgtgcttcCGAAGGGGAatttgggggggggggggggcgggggttGGCCCAGCCATCGCGCGGgacacagcagcagccacccaAAGATAGATCGCATCCGGGCCCAAGGACCTCCCGCTCTCTCCGTCTCTCGTTTTTCTCAACTTTTGTCCCATCCATGGCAACCAGCAAGTGGCGGCGTGTCCTCAAACCAtcgtgcatgcgtgcattgggcgggcggtagtagtagtagtagtagtagtagtaccttAGTCAGTAGCAGAAACGCGATTCATTTGTTGCATTCGGCACGTTGCGAAATATGTACGAATCGCTGCAAGTATCCTTCGTTGGATAGGCGGCCCAATTGGGACACTGGCGGGCTCATGTCTGCAATTGAGAAGGGTCGGATTGGCAAACGAGCTGCGGGTTTCGTCTCTGTGCAGTTACTGTACTGTACAAGgcacgtatgtatgtatgtacgtgcgGATCACTCTGTGTTGGGAAGCAGGTGCCGGTTGCATGTGCACTGAGGCGCCTTGAAGTCACTTGCAACTGGGCAGCACCGCATGTGGGAAGCGCACGTACGAACATACGGGCAAAGAACAAGGGTGCGGGAGTAGGTACCCTAGACTCATACGATATTGACGTTCGTTGGTCGTCCAATTCCCTGATCTCcaggctcgacggccagTTAGGCGGTTAGGCGGTGGTTCGCTGGTTTCGTCACCGGGGTAGggccggcaaaggcggcgacgacggtcaTAGCGGGTTTGTTGGGAAAGGGCCAGCTATACGGAGGCCTAGAACAGAGGGGCATCGTGGCACTGGACAGATAGGTAGCCTTTCCGATGCATTGGGAACCGAAAAGAAaagcagaagaagaggcAGACAAGAAAGAGCCTGTTGCCCTCGCCAACGGGTATTGTGGCTTTCGGGGgtagtactgtactgtaATATCTCCCATGCCAAAGTCCGTTGGGAGAGTTGGTCGCATTACTCTTGGCCGGTCACGTCAGCCCGGCAGTTGCTGTGCAGCCAGACCTACAACAggatcccccccccctatAACCTTGGAGCGCCGGCTCTCCGGGATGTTCAAGCTACGTTATCCCCTATCCCGCGGTTGTGCGTGTCCATAGCCATAAGACGGTCAAGCGGTCACCATGCACCGCAGGTACTATTAGGCATTATAATGTATGCAGTGCCTAGTACCTAAGGTTCATACACTAGGTGCTACTGCATTGAGAAGTAGGAACACCGCAGTCTCTCACCCACTCTTCTGGACGGAccagcgggcgccgcgacgaggcggcttgggggtggtggggtgGTGGACGCGCGGTAGGTACGTGCGCGCGGGGAGGATGAGGTCCTTCGTATATGTCTGAGAGAGCTGAGGAACAAGATGCAGCGGCGGTTgggtgccgacgccgaagGGCATGTCCTTTCCAttgggggggaagggaagggggagggggggggggttcctcGGTCAATAATACCCCTGCATTCGTTGATGAGGTTCCAGGTTGCTGGCCGCGTTGGCTTGGCGACCTGCCAGTTCCCGCGAATGGGGGGAAGGGGGTttgcttgccttgccttgccttgctggCGCGGCAGGCTCAGCTCGTGTTGGGAGGCAGGCGTGGGCAGCGGTCCAGTGACGACGGATCGTGCAGTCGGCGAACAGTGCGCTCGTCCACCCCATGGGTTAGGAAACTGCGAAAAACGTCTGTGGCGCGACGATGAGTCCATGTCAGGACGCAGAGTGGCCTGGTGCGGCTTCGAACCCAGGTAGAGTACGAATGTAGTCACAGTGTGATGGAAATAAAACAGCCATTCTCTTTTGCGAGGTAGGTAACTGTAATTCGCCATTTTCAATCATCACTGCCCCGCAAGGATTGTATGTGGTATGTACGCTCTCACTCGGCTCgtgccgcggccgggcggaTGTTGCAATCCTGCCTGATAGTCAGCCCGCGCGGGACGCAATGTAGCATTGTGCAATGCCTGTTTTGCTCGGGGAAAAAAAAATGTAACGCATACACTACAGCAGGGCGTATTAACACTGTGGCATACTTCTTCGTATGTAGGTATGTACTGTACAATGTACCAACTGACGTGAAacataggtacctacctaccttaggtacctacctgtagCTGGCCTGGATAATCAAACCACCTCACCTGTTCGAGATGTGCCCCTCCGTCTAGGTTGCATTCGTTGCACGGCAGTGAGTGCAACGATCGACACCAGGGCCCGATTCATGTCCCTCTGGCAATGATccaagcgcgcgcgcggccccTTCTCGAGCCCTGCCACTCGTACTTGGCCTGCGTCAACGGACGTCAGATTTTTTTTAGCTTCGGTGGTGCTGCCTTGGTCAGAGGTCGTTAGCCTTCACGGCTTGCAGGCCGTGGCTGCATGAgaccggctggccggccacgCGCGTGCCGCCTTCCCCCTcaagggcgagcgagccgtcGCACTGCAGTGCATGTTACCGCGACTCGGCGAGGCTTGGCCCGatgcgggggcggcggcgtcggcgatgatgcccatgatgatgacgacgacgacgaagactgGTTCTAtaacggcgccgccggtcgaTATGTGTCTCGGGCGCAGTGCGACAGCATAGGCGGCCGTGCCGCGAGAATACATGCATATGAGTCGTTTCACCTCGCACCCACTCGCCATGCTCTTTCAACGACCCGGACGTtgcggcgcatcgtcgtggtGACCGCTGTAGGTAGCCTCCGGCTCAGCGTCAGGTCGCTCTAGTGTCACCAGTCGTCTACGCGGCCCCCAGCTGGGAACAATGACCCTGTCCGCCATCACGGCCACTACCGATCAGTGCTTTCGCAAGGCCAGGCAGGGTCGGGTAAGGCAAAGCAAGTGCAAGACGAACTGCGGCTTGACACTCACCCATTGACCCCCCATCGATCAGTTCATCCCCAGCGGCCGGTGGTGCCGCGGGCTGGTCCGTCAAAGAGCGGGCTTGCCTTCCTGGCTGGAGCACAATTCCGTGGATCAATGCCACCCGGGGCCCCGTTGCAGATCTGTGCGACGCGTTGCGGCCGGCCAAGCTCCGCCTGCTGTccggccgtcgcgtcgcgaaccgtacgaagtacaatATCGATGTCAGGGAATCAATGGGTTGCCGATTCATGCCTCCGCGCGACATATGTTTAGAATTTCCATGTTCTCTTTTAAACGCATGTGACGATCAAGTGGCTCGTCTCTCAGAAGCCAACCCTTTGGCTCGCCCGAGGCCGCATGAGGTCTTACCGTCACAACGGGCGACGCAGGACGCCGTCCCGATATCTCGGGAGGCAACGCGAGCCTTCCGACATGATTACACCGTGCGGACTTGACAGGTTACAGCGCAGGCGCTTGTACGAATGTATGCATGCACGCTGCCATTTATCGTTGGGCGCTTGAATGTCGgatcgcgccgcccgcgcatCGAACGATGTTGGGGTCTCCTTGGTCTAGCAACTCCCCTCGGTCTATCAACGCTGTTTCCGTGTCTACAATTCGTATAAAGGAAAAGATCGCATGCGCGCACGCCGTTACTCGTCGGGACATGCCCGTACCCAACGCAATGGGGCCAGTTGCCTCCCACCAACTACACCTTCATGCCTCGCTCAATCTCGTCCACCCAGCCGCATACCCTCTTCGCCACGATCCAGCTGTTATCTATCCAGCTCCGAAAGTTAGCTCATAGTAGTAGTATGTAGATAACTGCAGGCTTCATCAGTTCAAGCAGCGGAATGAAGTGGCAACGTACGCTCTGTCGTGCAGAATGCATGCGGGAgaccgccgccctcgtccaccgcGATGCTCGTCGCCCCACCCCTTTTGCCATGCTGCCTCCTCCGCTCGATGAACTCGTCCCGCGCGTGGTCGGCAACCCAGTGGTCCCTCTTGCCGTAAAAGAGAAAGAACTTGGGCGTCGTCTCAGAtgtcgccgccccgtcgcggCCCTTGGCGTCATCCTCCTTGGATACCTCCCACAGCTCCTCTCCCCACGTCTCCTCGCGCACGCCGTCCAGCTCCGACAGGCCGAGATGCAGCGCCTGACGGATCCCGTCGCGGCTTTTGAGCCActcggccgtgacggcggccgcatgCGCCGAGAAGCCCATGAAGCGCTCGATGAGCCACCGCAGCGCCCCTTCCGTCCAGGGCGCGAGTGCGAGGCGGGCAATGTGtggcgcgacggcagcgaggccggGGACATCGCGCAATGcctgcacccgccgcccgctcgggGAGGCTCCGATGGACACGATGGTCGGGAAGAGCAGGAAGCCGTGGCGCAGACGGAGGTGCGACGACCCTCCGGATGGAGTCTGCGCGTGACGGTGAAACACCTCGAGAGCAATGTACGAGCCGATGGAATGCCCCGCTAGTATGACAAAGTCATACGGAATCCGGGGGGCTTGTTGCATGTTGTCGGCCggacccggcggcggaggacagtcggcggcggcggcggcggcgggatccCGGCCACGGCTCCGTGCGGCCACGTCGCTGTACATGGCGTCAATCTGCCCGTTCAGGTCCCACGGCTGCGGACCCCCGGCCCGCCCGGGCGCGGCAAACGGCTCATGCTCGGCATCGCTGAAGCCAAGGAGGTTTCTGCCGTAGATGTCGTACGCGGTGCgcgggccagccgccgcggcgtcgagcatgCCGTGcaaggcgccgaggaagtCGGCATAGTATCCGACGAGACCTGGATTGCCGCAGATGAAGTAGATGAGCGCGCGGCGGTTAGGTGATCGGATTCCGGAGGGGTGCCATATTGAGGATATcatggcgcggcgcccgcgataCCGTGACCGTCTGCTGGGCTTGTGGGGTGTAGGTGTGTGTGACGCGGAAGTAAGTCGATGCGTGGATGGGATCAGAAGTTCAGAACATGGGAGGTGGCGCCGTTGCCTGTGTGGGGCGGGCCGCGATGCACATGTCGGCGTCCGGCACAGAACGACCGCCGAGAGAAGCAAGCGTAATCAAACTCCGGACATACTAAAGGAATTTCTGTTTCCATTAAATGTGGTATTTCAGCATCGGTATCAATTGCAAACCATGCAAACCATCAAAGCAACAACACTTGGGTCCATGGGCGCGCACTTGTCTCGATTTTGTTGGTGATGAACCGTTCGTCTCATTAATGATACTTCGTTCTGTCACAGGCAGTGAGACTGTTACGAAACGTAACCTGAGATGGACGCTGgtgtttctctctctctctcgctcgagGAAGTGTTCTACAAATGGAAAGACGTCCTAATCCATTGCTCCCCACGCTCTGCTCTTCAAACATGAATTTGCTCTTCGAACATGCATTAAGCGCAATAGATTGCATGCAAAGCTTAGGAGTCATAATAGGGATATCGATATCTTTGGCCCTCTCGAAGGCCATATAGACGATGCCGGTGCCAGTCATAGTCCACTATGTATCCTGTTAGCAACGCCCGACGTTAAACAGCCGCCCATGCCACTCACTGCCAGAATCAAGCTTGACGTCTTCAAAGCACATGTGAATCCAATATCCATCTCTCCGCGTCGCGGGCCGCTCAAGACTCTCCACGTCCGCATCATCGCTTGTCGCTTTCGGTGTCTCTCTCCAGCACTTGAGCCCCTCAATGTCCGCTCGCTGGAGCCTCGTCTTAGCCTCGCCCTGCCTCTCTAGGAGGTACAGGTCGATGACCTCGTACCACTCCCACTTGGAGCACGACACCAGCACCtcggcgctcggcggcgcaaTCCTCTCCAGCAGGCCGTCGATTTCGGGGAACAGACGCTCGtgcagcgcgcgcgagagcACCTCGGCGCTCTCGTACGGCCACTCCAGccccgtcgcctcgtcgacctcccCGTACGCCAGCGTGTGGAAGCTGATGCGAAGATGGCGCagggaggggaagaggggcGCCTTGAAGGGCGGGGAGCCCTTGCGACCCGTGAAGCCCTGGCGAAGCGCGACCTGCTTCGGCTTCCACACGAGCTCGAGTGATGTCATCTCCGATAGCCGCTGTCGCGGGACCAGGTCCTGGATGCAGCGGAGGAGAATGGGCGACCTTATGTGGATGGTGTTTGTCTTGTATATCACCTCGACCCCTTCGGCATACCTATGAAGCCAGCTGTCTGTTAGCTTTCCACACCAAATgcatgacggcgatgacgacgaaaACACCTGTCCAGTGGTAGCGAAAACCTACGCCTGTCTGCACGCCAGCAGCCATCCTAATACGCCAATCTGGCACTTGCCGGGCCACTGTCCCGGCCACTTGTTGCACTCCCCCGCGCCCTCCAGACAGCGGTCATCGTCCGGCTCGCGAAAGTGGTTCCACGGGTTATTGCGCCGCCTGCCTAGTGGGAGGAGAGCCGGccccgcctcttcctcctccggcgACGGGAACCGGTGGCACACGCAGCCGAACCAGCGCCATcgcttgccctcgccgggcagcaggtgcgcctcgcggccgccgggcgccAGGTAGTCGTATATGCGCGCATGTATGCCCCAGCCCTCGTACGGCCTCTTCGTGATCAGGTTGTGCCGCTTCCGGAAGCTGAGGTCCATGTGCAACGTCCGATCGCCAAACGCGAGCATCAGGATGTGGCGGCGCACTTCCGGGGGCACGCGCTCAAACAGcaggcatggcggcggcggcttcgtggGGCTCGTCGCGTGCGATTGAGTGCTAGCGTGAGCATCAATACTATcagtcgcggcggctggcgcgaAGAGAGGCACGCTGCGTTCGGGtgcggcgaggaagagcttGCTGAGGGACGCGCGCTCGCGGttgcgctcgcggcgctcccGGTGGCGAGGCGATCGCGGGTTGGCAAACGACCAGGCAAGCTTGCCAAGCTCCCACGCCTTGATCAGCAGGATGAAGACGAACAAGCTGATGGtagcgccgacggccgccacgaggtCGGGCGTCGAACGGAGGAGGCCGTCACGACGACATTGAGCCCACAAGGGGGGCCAACCCTGGAATagctcgcccagctcctcgcgcagggaGATCATGGTGTCGCGAGGCGTGCGCGAGGATAGGGCATGTCGTCGGATCGCCGCGGCTGAggcgacgttgacgacgaggtcggaCGGCTGAGACGACAAGGGTGCGGTTTAGTTGCAGGACGCACGGCCACTACCAAgtttgtacgaagtacgaacCCGGGGAACGAATGATACACGTCCGCGCCGGCATTGCTCACTCTTCCAAAGTCACGACAGGCGTCTTGTCATCGCGCTGCCGTCCTCTGTCAGTGTGCGCACAAGAAAAATTTCCTGGACAGCGCCGATAATATTGACCGCGCACCTGCCACTGAAGCCATCGTGACCCAAACAGCCAGCCAGAAAGACTGGCTCATCAGAGCATCTCCACGCCTCAACTCCTATGGCCTGGCCAGCGCCTTGCCGGCTGTGCTTGTGAAAGTGACCAAGCAAAGGCCGTCGAAAGCTTACTGTTTGATTCGAATGATTCGAATGCTGCTACACGATGCTAGCCATGGTTGTTACTCATTACATTAATGCTCGTCAATGCCAACATGTCGTGTACAGACCGATCGACATGCCCCTCCACAGGTTCTCGTTCGGTATCTGATGCCCCAAGCCGGATGTTGTCGCGCTGACACGTGAGAGAAGCACCTGGCTGCGCCCCTTACATCTCAGTTGCATCGCGAGGACCGCCCCACCATTATGAAGACATCTCGAATGTCTTCTTCACCAGCACAAGGCCCGTGGTCCTCTTGGTCACTGTGGCCCAGTTCGGCATGTACTGCTTCAACTCGTGCAGCGCAGGGATGTTGGTCACCCGATTCCCGTCGTCCCAGGCACACTTTACTGTCACCTGGAACGGGCTCCCACGTGCCCTGAGTTCCCCGTCCACGTTCCTAGACGTTTCGTTCTCGCCAGACAGACCTTGAATGGGTGCCTCCAAGGAAtgaccgctgctgctcagctGCAGCGTCACGTTCCACGTGCCTTGCCACGTTCGCCGCCAAAGCTGGAGGTTTTTGACACCGTCCCTGGGCATCGAACCGAAGCGCTCGTCTCTGGATCCACCGCCTTCGACTGAGAAGCCAAACATTGGTTCGGATAGTTCCACGTAGCATACTTTCGTGTTTAGAGCCTCGATGCGGAGACCAGCTGACTTTCCATCCGCATATTTCGTGACAGATGCGGACACTACCGCATCCAATTCCTTCCCATCTGCGGGATCTGGCGGGAGCGAGGACGCATCGTACTTGCACTCCATGAGATTCTCAACAATTGACTTTTCGCACTTGATTTCTTGGCCCGAAGCTGCTGGCAAGGACGTGATGACGGGTCGAACGAATTCCTCCAATCCAACCAGCGAGACCGTGTTTGAACCATTGTCCAGATCTACAATCTGCTGGAACCGGAGCTTGAAGCGATTATTCGTGGAAAATGGGAAGGCAACCATGTTGTATATTAGAGTGCCAGCGAAGACCAGGAGCAAGAAGAGCGGGATGTGGTGGGTGACGCGGTGTATGAATGGTGATAGGGGGATTAGTAGCAAGATGCTCAGGATACCGATTCCCATCAGAGGCGTCAGCAAGCTGCTTCCGTCAGGACCTGTCATTTGCATCGCTGTCATCTGGACGAGCCCGAGATTCCCGAGTATCACAACGTGTACCGgagcgaggagaagaagctgtAGGAACCAGGTCCATGCCGGCAGACGGCCGGACCATGACTGCTCGGATTCGTAAGGTGGGTTGCCGGGTACTGATGACGGGACGACTGGTTCCGCCGCTACAGACCTACGGTAAGTGCTGGCAAATGTCGTCGGTGTGTTGGAGCCATATCCTGGTTCGCCGGCCCTCAGAGGTGTCGTCTCGGTcgcgtcggcgccatcatctccATCCTCTGCCGGCTGATCGCGACTCGTCTCCTCATCCGCACTGTGGGGTGCATTTTGCGTGGTATTACCTTGCGCTGCATTTTGCAGCTGTTGGGCAAATTCTTGCTTTCCGGGCAGTGCCACTTGCTCCAGGAGAGATATCAGCAGGCATAAGAATACTGCCGTGTGAAGGAAGGCAGCAAAATAGAGGGCACCGATGTCCATGCGATCCTCCGCTACAGCTGCAAGGACCTGTATGACCCAAGTCAAGACGAACAGCCATATGAGGACGAAGCCGCGGTGGAGCGCACTTGGTCGCACGAAGCTGGATCCTCGCATGATCAACCAGAACGCAAAGTAGAACAAGGACATTGTCATTGCCCAGCTGGAGTATGTCAGCGAGTACGTTCAGTCCTGGACAGTCGGGGGTGCCTTACACCGCATAACCACTGCTACCGATTATGAGCGGGTTGAACTTCGCGACTAGATATACCGAGCCAACCGtcaagccggcggcgaacaCGAGCGCGAGTGGGAAACGGAAGAAGCCCCTCCACCCGCCGAGCGAGACCGAGctctcgcccgtctcggaGTCTGTTTTGATGTCCCTCGCGAAGAAGTAGTATTTGTCGTTTCGTACGAGAAGGTAGGTCACGATCAAAAGCACCAGAGGCGTGGCGACAAGAAGCGTCAAGGACCACGCAAATAGCCCTCTAAGCGGCAACGCGGCCCAGGCGTCGCCAAAAAAGTCAAACCACACGCCAGCCGTGGGCCTGCCGTTCTGAGCAAGATCCTTTCTTCCATCAGAGCGAGGGCCGTTGAATTcggtgctcgtcgtctccgagaGAGCTTTTGTTGACGCCAGAGCTGCCGAGAGCATGTGCCAAATGCTGCGTACGGACGTGTGCCGAGTGTCATCCTCTTCCGTGTGATAGCGTGCTCGGGGCTCATAAAATGCAATATCGAGTCCGCGCTGCCCGAATATACCGGCAAACACCTGATAATCAGTCCCGCTCTTGATGACACCTCGCTCAAAAGCATTGGCGGCGACAACAGACCCAAAGGGGTGCGGGCTTTGGCCATAGGCACTTGCAACCTGCAAGTCGGTTGTGCGAAAAAGCATGGCGCGTCCACCCGCACCGGCTCCTTCGAGGTTGACAAAGGTGTGGCAAAAACCGAGCAACGGGCTGTACCCGAAGGCGTTGGCGCCAAGAAGTCCATCTTCCTCAGCGTTGTTGAAGAGCAGCACGATGCCGTTCTTCGGCTGACGGTCCTCGGAAGTGAAGTAACTCAAGAGCTGGAGCAACGTCACGCAGGACATGCCATCGTCAGTGGCTCCGTAGCCTGTCGAAACCCTTAAAAGCAGTGAGCGAGCGTGTCACATGCGCCGGACGTGACTTACGAGTCAAAATGGCAGTTGACAAGAACACCACCCGAGTGCCGGGAGGCCTTGATGCCCTCTTCGGTGAGCCACCAATCGCCCTCGGGGTCATCCTTGCCGTGGATGTAAACGTATACGTTGTCTCCTTCAAAGTACTGGCCGGTTACCGAGAATCTGCCCTTGGCTGTGTACGTTACGTTGGACACGCGGTCGTCAAAGATGGTCGCACCGGGCGGTTTCCCCACGAGTTCCGTCACCCCCTCAGCAAACCTGTCTGCGGCAGACTCAAGACTGAACTTCGTCAGTCGCGATAGTCCTCGGCGTCTCGCGAAGGCAGGTGCACGAACCCATATCTCCATGTGACCCCGCCAGATGTATCCACCGTGTAGTCCAGCCCATTGCGCTCCAGGATGCTTTTCGAGCGGGCGATTATGAAGTCGCGCACGCGGTCGTTTTCGTGGCTGTTATACGGGTGATAGGTTCTCGTGATGGTCTGCAAATCGGACCACGCTTCGGAGAGGTTCAGACCCCgttcgagggcggcgtcaccGGGCGAAGGAGGGACCGTCTCGTGGACGTAGAGAAGGGGAATAATCAAGGCGAGGTAGACGACGGTGGTCCAGAACGTAACCGGGCCTGGCCCGAACGCAAAGGGATTTCGGACTGCCATGGCGGGGAACTGCCTGGCCGGCAAAGGGCGTGCAGCGACGCCAAACTGGCaacccgcggcggcggacagtGGCGCGAGAAGCGGCGCAAACCTGGCGATGGCGATTTGCGTGTGCGATAGCGGCTTTAACTAGTCATGCTGTGTAATACTGCTCCTTGGGGGTACAAAGCAG from Purpureocillium takamizusanense chromosome 3, complete sequence includes:
- a CDS encoding uncharacterized protein (EggNog:ENOG503NV70~COG:O~TransMembrane:9 (i7-31o414-437i468-490o502-519i531-554o560-582i689-708o728-747i759-778o)~MEROPS:MER0001911), which produces MAVRNPFAFGPGPVTFWTTVVYLALIIPLLYVHETVPPSPGDAALERGLNLSEAWSDLQTITRTYHPYNSHENDRVRDFIIARSKSILERNGLDYTVDTSGGVTWRYGLESAADRFAEGVTELVGKPPGATIFDDRVSNVTYTAKGRFSVTGQYFEGDNVYVYIHGKDDPEGDWWLTEEGIKASRHSGGVLVNCHFDSVSTGYGATDDGMSCVTLLQLLSYFTSEDRQPKNGIVLLFNNAEEDGLLGANAFGYSPLLGFCHTFVNLEGAGAGGRAMLFRTTDLQVASAYGQSPHPFGSVVAANAFERGVIKSGTDYQVFAGIFGQRGLDIAFYEPRARYHTEEDDTRHTSVRSIWHMLSAALASTKALSETTSTEFNGPRSDGRKDLAQNGRPTAGVWFDFFGDAWAALPLRGLFAWSLTLLVATPLVLLIVTYLLVRNDKYYFFARDIKTDSETGESSVSLGGWRGFFRFPLALVFAAGLTVGSVYLVAKFNPLIIGSSGYAVWAMTMSLFYFAFWLIMRGSSFVRPSALHRGFVLIWLFVLTWVIQVLAAVAEDRMDIGALYFAAFLHTAVFLCLLISLLEQVALPGKQEFAQQLQNAAQGNTTQNAPHSADEETSRDQPAEDGDDGADATETTPLRAGEPGYGSNTPTTFASTYRRSVAAEPVVPSSVPGNPPYESEQSWSGRLPAWTWFLQLLLLAPVHVVILGNLGLVQMTAMQMTGPDGSSLLTPLMGIGILSILLLIPLSPFIHRVTHHIPLFLLLVFAGTLIYNMVAFPFSTNNRFKLRFQQIVDLDNGSNTVSLVGLEEFVRPVITSLPAASGQEIKCEKSIVENLMECKYDASSLPPDPADGKELDAVVSASVTKYADGKSAGLRIEALNTKVCYVELSEPMFGFSVEGGGSRDERFGSMPRDGVKNLQLWRRTWQGTWNVTLQLSSSGHSLEAPIQGLSGENETSRNVDGELRARGSPFQVTVKCAWDDGNRVTNIPALHELKQYMPNWATVTKRTTGLVLVKKTFEMSS